In Methylovirgula sp., a single genomic region encodes these proteins:
- the ligA gene encoding NAD-dependent DNA ligase LigA, with protein MTKPKTLLAADSADAHTEYVRLGAEIAHHDALYYREDAPEISDADYDALRRRYEALEKAHPEFVTDKSLSQRVGAAPSEKFVKVRHKVPVLSLGNVFADSDVEEFVARVRRFLGLAADSPLAMTAEPKIDGLSCSLRYERGRLVLAATRGDGYEGEDVTANVKTIHEIPHILKHDPPDVLEVRGEIYMTRVDFTALNARQAEAGKALFANPRNSAAGSLRQLDPAITASRPLHFFAYAWGEVSKMPSTTQMGMIGKFERYGFTVNPLTMLCHSAADLLRHYHDIESGRASLGYDIDGVVYKVDDLALQERLGFVSRAPRWAVAHKFPAEQATTILRDIEIQVGRTGAMTPVARLDPVNVGGVIVANATLHNEDEIARKDIRIGDTVRLQRAGDVIPQIIGVVLEKRPKGSEPYKFPHKCPVCDSAAVREIDPKTGRADVVRRCTGGLICAAQVKERLKHFVSRLAFDIEGLGEKQIDQFYADGLITKPDDIFTLAARDAKSLTKLANREGYGQTSVRKLFAAIEARREIALNRFIFALGIRHVGETNARRLARHFGTFEALRQTARIASEGSEARAEIDNIEGLGAIVAEAVADFFGEKHNEAELDALLHYVTVTPMEAVVSSSPVAGKTIVFTGSLERMTRDEAKAQAERLGGKVAASVSRNTDLVVAGPGAGSKLAKAKEFGVETIDEDAWLKLVADARD; from the coding sequence GTGACAAAGCCAAAGACTCTCCTCGCTGCTGACAGCGCCGACGCCCACACGGAATATGTTCGCCTCGGTGCCGAAATCGCGCATCATGATGCGCTTTATTACCGCGAGGATGCGCCCGAAATTTCTGACGCGGACTATGACGCGTTGCGCCGACGCTATGAGGCGCTGGAAAAGGCTCATCCCGAATTCGTCACCGACAAATCGCTGAGCCAACGCGTTGGCGCGGCGCCGTCAGAAAAATTCGTCAAAGTCCGCCACAAAGTGCCGGTGCTCTCGCTCGGAAATGTTTTCGCCGATTCCGATGTCGAAGAATTCGTCGCACGCGTCCGGCGTTTCCTTGGACTTGCCGCTGACTCGCCGCTGGCGATGACGGCTGAGCCCAAGATTGACGGCCTTTCCTGTTCGCTGCGCTATGAGCGCGGCCGGCTTGTCCTCGCGGCAACACGCGGCGATGGCTATGAGGGCGAGGACGTCACGGCAAACGTCAAAACTATCCACGAGATACCGCATATCTTGAAGCACGATCCGCCGGACGTGCTTGAGGTGCGCGGCGAAATCTATATGACGCGCGTTGATTTCACCGCGCTTAACGCGCGCCAGGCGGAGGCCGGCAAGGCGCTCTTCGCCAATCCGCGCAATTCCGCAGCGGGCTCGTTGCGGCAGCTTGATCCCGCGATCACCGCATCGCGGCCGTTGCACTTCTTTGCTTATGCCTGGGGTGAGGTGAGCAAGATGCCGTCAACGACCCAGATGGGGATGATCGGGAAATTCGAGCGATATGGGTTCACGGTCAATCCACTCACAATGCTTTGCCATTCAGCAGCAGACTTGTTGCGCCATTATCATGACATCGAAAGCGGCCGGGCTTCGCTTGGCTACGACATCGACGGTGTCGTCTATAAGGTCGATGATCTTGCCTTGCAGGAACGGCTGGGCTTCGTCTCGCGCGCGCCGCGTTGGGCTGTTGCGCATAAATTTCCGGCGGAGCAGGCGACAACTATCCTACGCGATATCGAAATTCAGGTCGGCCGCACTGGCGCCATGACGCCCGTTGCGCGGCTCGATCCGGTCAACGTCGGTGGCGTCATCGTCGCCAATGCGACATTGCATAATGAAGATGAGATCGCGCGCAAAGACATTCGCATCGGCGATACCGTACGGTTGCAGCGCGCTGGGGATGTCATCCCCCAAATCATCGGCGTTGTTCTGGAAAAGCGGCCGAAAGGTTCAGAGCCATATAAGTTTCCGCACAAATGTCCTGTGTGCGACTCGGCCGCCGTTCGCGAAATCGATCCGAAAACCGGTCGCGCGGATGTCGTACGCCGCTGCACCGGAGGTCTGATTTGCGCGGCGCAAGTGAAGGAACGCCTCAAGCATTTCGTCTCGCGTTTGGCCTTTGACATTGAAGGACTGGGCGAAAAGCAGATCGATCAATTCTATGCCGACGGGCTGATTACAAAGCCCGATGATATTTTTACACTCGCCGCACGTGACGCGAAAAGCTTGACGAAACTCGCCAATCGCGAGGGTTATGGTCAGACCTCGGTGCGTAAGCTTTTCGCTGCGATCGAGGCGCGGCGCGAGATTGCGCTGAACCGTTTCATTTTCGCCCTTGGCATTCGCCATGTCGGCGAAACCAACGCGCGTCGCCTCGCGCGCCATTTCGGAACGTTCGAGGCGTTACGTCAGACGGCGCGCATCGCGAGCGAGGGCTCTGAGGCGCGCGCGGAGATCGACAATATCGAGGGGCTTGGCGCCATCGTTGCGGAAGCCGTCGCGGATTTCTTCGGCGAGAAGCATAACGAAGCCGAGCTTGATGCACTGCTCCACTATGTCACGGTGACGCCGATGGAAGCGGTCGTCTCGTCGAGCCCCGTTGCCGGCAAGACGATCGTGTTCACCGGATCGCTTGAACGCATGACGCGCGATGAGGCCAAGGCGCAGGCAGAACGTCTCGGCGGCAAGGTCGCGGCGTCCGTCTCGAGGAATACCGATCTCGTCGTGGCGGGGCCGGGCGCCGGCTCAAAGCTCGCCAAGGCAAAAGAATTCGGTGTCGAGACGATCGATGAAGATGCGTGGCTGAAGCTCGTCGCCGACGCGCGCGATTGA
- a CDS encoding SAM-dependent methyltransferase, with the protein MAGIENVSDTAFWVAHYRAKESARPDALFHDPLAGRLAGTHGEEIARAIPGRVMTGWIISLRTCIIDDFLRFAIEQGVDLVLNLGAGLDTRPYRLDFIDKVTWVEVDYPAMIAYKDEQLAGEAPRCQLERVKLDLADTAARQKFLAEMNARGKNILVLTEGVLPYLSNDEVSALADDLRRQENIRFWIADYMAAEVQRFRRRLSRRHLRNAAFKFAPGDWFEFFVRRGWQSKTMRYYFEESIKLNRPIKLPLPYRLVMGVRWLFATRQQRENFGKFAGFALLVPEDR; encoded by the coding sequence ATGGCCGGCATTGAAAATGTCTCGGATACGGCTTTCTGGGTCGCGCATTATCGCGCGAAGGAAAGCGCGCGGCCTGATGCGCTCTTCCATGATCCGCTCGCCGGGCGCCTCGCGGGCACACATGGCGAAGAGATCGCCCGCGCCATTCCCGGTCGGGTAATGACGGGCTGGATCATTTCGCTGCGCACTTGCATCATCGATGACTTTCTGCGTTTCGCCATCGAGCAAGGTGTCGACCTTGTACTCAATCTCGGCGCCGGCCTCGACACCCGGCCCTATCGGTTGGATTTCATCGACAAGGTCACATGGGTCGAAGTCGATTATCCGGCGATGATCGCCTACAAAGATGAGCAGCTTGCTGGCGAGGCGCCACGCTGCCAGCTCGAACGGGTCAAACTCGATCTCGCAGATACAGCGGCGCGACAGAAGTTCCTTGCTGAGATGAACGCACGCGGCAAAAACATTCTCGTGCTGACGGAAGGCGTGCTGCCATATCTCAGCAATGACGAGGTCAGCGCGCTCGCTGACGATTTGCGCAGACAGGAAAATATCCGCTTCTGGATCGCCGATTATATGGCAGCGGAGGTTCAAAGATTCCGGCGGCGGCTGTCGCGACGGCACTTGCGCAACGCTGCGTTCAAATTCGCACCGGGCGATTGGTTCGAATTTTTCGTGCGACGCGGCTGGCAAAGCAAAACGATGCGCTATTATTTCGAAGAATCGATCAAGCTCAATCGGCCGATCAAACTGCCATTGCCCTATCGGCTTGTGATGGGCGTGCGCTGGCTTTTCGCAACACGCCAACAGCGAGAGAATTTCGGCAAATTCGCAGGTTTCGCGCTGCTCGTTCCCGAGGATCGATAG